From the Archangium lipolyticum genome, one window contains:
- a CDS encoding pyruvate formate lyase family protein, which translates to MAERMMRLSSEPPKTLLEAAQLLFTVHSSLHLIGEPTAIGRLDQLLFPFYERDVANGLLDDEAQEIIDCFWIKIGEKVQLNRQFVEDHQPYGNLAMGGMSGNYPQGAANNQWIQQVTVGGTVADETPGEGKPAYNRVTLLCLRAARRLPLNAPCLSLRVRKDIPPEYLHEASLALLSGGAHPILLSDEKFIPGLLHSGDNVGNGTGETAFTPVVDKAAGAWRSEVALQAARDYACDGCYEPQLVGQNWFTLGGMSVLQPLEAALNEGKSWTTAGPMYFRGQRVSFTSPPPKEIRSFEQLLALFFQHLSWMYAKQVDGLLGVFGTMSAVCPSPLLSVFIDDCLDKGVDLYEGGARYNIVAPCFTGCSTVINSLYAIQKMVFDPDTAVTSLPELVEALICDWGYRMDEPFISTLAGPARIEGKAERFKKLREVAMALPRYGRGHQELDGMGNELLRRIAETSVRVFTEPAAPTAQKMVELARRLGTPDKPFGGFQVQPGVGTFENYLEFGAMFGASADGRRLGETLASDLSPSPGFADQPVSHQVAGFMQALSGYTGQGVDAFTSGAPTDFNIREEFPVVSLQRVLAAFAEGRGSNILTVTCANPETFAEATRSPEKYDLLRVRMGGWSEFFVAMFPGHQAQHQRRPLSTPEDRS; encoded by the coding sequence ATCGCGGAGCGGATGATGCGGCTCTCCAGCGAGCCGCCCAAGACGCTCCTCGAGGCCGCCCAGCTCCTCTTCACGGTGCACTCGAGCCTGCACCTCATTGGCGAGCCCACGGCCATCGGCCGGCTCGATCAGCTGCTCTTCCCCTTCTACGAAAGGGACGTGGCCAACGGGCTGCTCGATGACGAGGCGCAGGAGATCATCGACTGCTTCTGGATCAAGATCGGCGAGAAGGTGCAGCTCAACCGCCAGTTCGTCGAGGATCACCAGCCCTACGGCAACCTCGCGATGGGCGGCATGAGCGGCAACTACCCGCAGGGCGCCGCCAACAACCAGTGGATCCAACAGGTGACCGTGGGCGGCACCGTGGCGGATGAGACGCCGGGAGAGGGGAAGCCCGCGTACAACCGGGTGACGCTGTTGTGCCTGCGCGCGGCCCGGCGGTTGCCGCTCAACGCCCCCTGCCTGTCCCTGCGCGTGCGCAAGGACATCCCTCCGGAGTACCTGCACGAGGCCTCGCTCGCGCTGCTGAGCGGCGGCGCGCACCCCATCCTGCTCAGCGACGAGAAGTTCATCCCCGGGCTGCTCCACAGCGGAGACAACGTGGGCAACGGTACCGGGGAGACGGCTTTCACACCGGTGGTGGACAAGGCAGCGGGGGCGTGGCGCAGCGAGGTGGCGCTCCAGGCCGCACGCGACTACGCCTGCGACGGCTGCTACGAGCCGCAGCTCGTTGGCCAGAACTGGTTCACCCTGGGCGGGATGAGCGTCCTCCAACCGCTCGAGGCCGCGCTCAACGAGGGCAAGAGCTGGACCACCGCCGGACCCATGTACTTCCGAGGCCAGCGCGTGTCGTTCACCTCACCACCCCCCAAGGAGATCCGCTCGTTCGAGCAGCTCCTGGCGCTCTTCTTCCAGCACCTGAGCTGGATGTACGCGAAGCAGGTGGACGGGCTGCTCGGCGTCTTCGGCACGATGAGCGCCGTCTGCCCGTCGCCGCTGCTGTCCGTGTTCATCGACGACTGCCTGGACAAGGGGGTGGATCTCTACGAGGGCGGGGCGCGCTACAACATCGTGGCCCCCTGCTTCACTGGCTGCTCCACGGTGATCAACTCGCTGTACGCCATCCAGAAGATGGTGTTCGATCCGGACACCGCGGTGACCTCGCTGCCGGAGCTCGTGGAGGCGCTCATCTGCGACTGGGGCTATCGGATGGATGAGCCGTTCATCAGCACGCTCGCCGGCCCGGCGCGCATCGAGGGCAAGGCCGAGCGGTTCAAGAAGCTGCGGGAGGTCGCCATGGCGCTGCCCAGGTACGGCCGTGGCCACCAGGAGCTCGACGGCATGGGCAACGAGCTGCTCCGGCGCATCGCGGAGACGTCGGTGCGCGTCTTCACCGAGCCGGCGGCTCCCACCGCCCAGAAGATGGTGGAGCTCGCGCGACGGCTCGGAACGCCAGACAAGCCCTTCGGCGGGTTCCAGGTCCAACCGGGAGTGGGCACCTTCGAGAACTACCTCGAGTTCGGCGCCATGTTCGGGGCCTCGGCGGATGGCCGGCGCCTCGGGGAGACGCTCGCCTCGGACCTGAGCCCGTCGCCTGGCTTCGCGGATCAACCCGTGTCACACCAGGTGGCGGGCTTCATGCAGGCGCTCTCGGGCTACACGGGGCAGGGCGTGGATGCCTTCACGAGCGGCGCTCCCACGGACTTCAACATCCGCGAGGAGTTCCCCGTCGTCTCGCTCCAGCGGGTGCTCGCCGCGTTCGCCGAGGGCAGGGGCTCCAACATCCTGACGGTGACGTGCGCCAACCCCGAGACCTTCGCGGAGGCCACGCGAAGCCCGGAGAAGTACGATCTGCTGCGCGTGCGAATGGGCGGCTGGTCGGAGTTCTTCGTGGCCATGTTCCCGGGACACCAGGCCCAGCACCAGCGGCGTCCCCTCAGCACGCCTGAAGACAGGAGCTGA
- a CDS encoding calcium-binding protein, whose product MRPITPRRIVTTFVVSSALLGGSLPAAAQTGPAAAAAAPNGTTTSDAAQGLRYTGGAGANRITVVTIPGDRFLVSDTSPITAGPGCTPTTVGGGLFAVSCLAPRTPNGQVFKPFRVDAGGGDDVVNNSSAAPMRATGGPGNDTLNGGFLGDNLSDGNGRDTLRGHGGDDTLSTDFGPNDGLSDVLDGGDGADDLRAGPGNDRLIGGAGDDTLRGGAGADVFDGGPGAHDAVVYLDNAHDNYVRLVASIDNTDNDGIATFGPPVEKDNILDSVEDLFGGRGPDVLVGNDGPNRLQGNLGNDVLVGNKGADVLRGGPDNDTLATNDLFGVPQPDGAIDTADGGSGTDTCHVPANEGDVRISCENIDTD is encoded by the coding sequence ATGCGACCCATCACCCCCCGGCGGATCGTGACGACGTTCGTCGTCTCCTCTGCCCTCCTCGGCGGCTCCCTCCCCGCCGCCGCGCAGACCGGACCGGCCGCCGCGGCCGCCGCGCCGAACGGAACGACCACCTCGGACGCGGCCCAGGGGCTGCGCTACACGGGCGGCGCCGGAGCCAACCGGATCACGGTGGTCACCATCCCCGGCGACCGCTTCCTGGTGAGCGACACGTCCCCCATCACCGCCGGACCCGGCTGCACGCCCACCACCGTCGGCGGAGGGCTGTTCGCGGTGTCGTGTCTCGCGCCACGGACCCCCAACGGCCAGGTGTTCAAGCCGTTCCGGGTCGACGCCGGCGGAGGCGACGACGTCGTCAACAACTCCAGCGCGGCCCCCATGCGGGCCACGGGCGGGCCGGGCAACGACACCCTCAACGGTGGCTTCCTCGGCGACAACCTGAGCGACGGCAACGGCCGGGACACCCTCCGGGGCCATGGCGGCGACGACACCTTGTCCACCGACTTCGGACCGAACGATGGCCTGAGCGATGTGCTCGACGGCGGCGACGGTGCCGACGACCTGCGCGCGGGTCCCGGCAACGACCGGCTCATCGGTGGAGCCGGCGACGACACCCTTCGGGGCGGGGCCGGTGCGGACGTGTTCGACGGCGGCCCCGGCGCGCACGACGCGGTCGTCTACCTCGACAACGCCCACGACAACTACGTCCGGTTGGTGGCGTCGATCGACAACACGGACAACGACGGCATCGCCACGTTTGGGCCGCCCGTCGAGAAGGACAACATCCTCGACTCCGTCGAGGATCTGTTCGGCGGCCGCGGACCTGACGTGCTCGTCGGCAACGACGGCCCCAATCGCTTGCAAGGCAACCTCGGCAACGACGTCCTCGTCGGCAACAAGGGCGCCGATGTGCTCCGGGGCGGACCGGACAACGATACGTTGGCCACCAACGATCTGTTCGGGGTTCCGCAGCCCGACGGCGCCATCGACACCGCCGACGGGGGCTCCGGAACGGACACCTGCCACGTCCCGGCCAACGAGGGCG